From a region of the Spelaeicoccus albus genome:
- a CDS encoding PH domain-containing protein has translation MPPIPDHDPAAGPAPEAGDPLSPPGLTWIGVSPALTKVRVITETISTGIPLLVCLVLALTVTAYLWIGVGVFAVLLVWLLWLIPRQVRAIGYAERHEDLLIKRGIMFRRLVVVPYGRMQYVDIAAGPIARKLGIADVKLHTASAATDASIPGLPAAEAARLREQLASRGEARLAGL, from the coding sequence ATCCCGCCGATCCCCGACCACGACCCCGCCGCCGGCCCGGCGCCGGAAGCCGGCGACCCGCTGAGCCCGCCCGGCCTGACCTGGATCGGAGTGTCGCCCGCGCTGACGAAGGTCCGCGTCATCACCGAAACCATCTCGACCGGAATCCCGTTGCTGGTTTGCCTGGTGCTGGCGCTGACCGTCACGGCGTATCTGTGGATCGGAGTCGGCGTGTTCGCCGTCCTGCTCGTCTGGCTGCTGTGGCTCATTCCGCGGCAGGTCCGCGCAATCGGATACGCCGAGCGACACGAAGACCTGCTGATCAAACGCGGCATCATGTTCCGCCGGCTGGTCGTCGTACCGTACGGCCGCATGCAATACGTGGACATTGCCGCGGGTCCGATCGCCCGCAAACTGGGTATCGCCGATGTCAAGCTGCACACGGCTTCCGCTGCCACTGACGCATCCATTCCGGGGCTTCCGGCGGCCGAAGCCGCGCGGCTTCGCGAACAGTTGGCCTCGCGCGGCGAGGCACGTCTGGCGGGACTGTGA
- the folB gene encoding dihydroneopterin aldolase, translated as MDRIALRGLTVFGRHGVFDHERRDGQDFVVDLVLSVPLEHAARTDDVADTVHYGELADAVAGIVAGEPVNLLETLADSVATEVLRDTRIAAVDVTIHKPHAPIEWRFSDVSVTVSRKNGR; from the coding sequence GCAGACACGGCGTCTTCGACCACGAACGCCGCGACGGGCAGGACTTCGTCGTCGACCTGGTCTTGAGCGTGCCGCTCGAGCATGCGGCCCGCACCGACGATGTGGCCGATACCGTCCATTACGGCGAGCTGGCCGACGCGGTCGCCGGAATCGTCGCCGGCGAACCCGTGAACTTGCTGGAAACGCTTGCCGACTCGGTGGCGACCGAGGTGCTGCGCGACACGCGCATTGCGGCAGTGGACGTGACGATCCACAAGCCGCACGCGCCCATCGAATGGCGATTCTCCGACGTCAGCGTCACAGTCAGCCGGAAGAACGGACGTTAA
- the folK gene encoding 2-amino-4-hydroxy-6-hydroxymethyldihydropteridine diphosphokinase produces MELTTQQQAAGRDLARKDMRRRQAKDAAVERFGKKPKTGKRSGKDTMSDSVTVVLALGANLGDRADTLSSAVRALAAHPRIDLTGVSPVVETEPVGGPDQPTYLNAVVTADVTLTAHALLDAVHRIEAEHGRVRIERWGPRTLDIDIIDFGGTLLSEPDLMLPHPRANERAFVLEPWRLLDPDAVLPGAGKVADLAVAAADADGLRLRRDVELPSG; encoded by the coding sequence ATGGAACTGACAACGCAGCAGCAGGCGGCCGGCCGCGATCTCGCACGCAAGGACATGCGCCGTCGCCAGGCCAAGGATGCGGCAGTCGAACGGTTCGGTAAGAAACCCAAAACCGGCAAACGCAGCGGAAAGGACACGATGAGCGACAGTGTGACGGTGGTGTTGGCGCTTGGCGCGAACCTGGGAGATCGCGCCGACACGCTCTCCTCGGCAGTCCGTGCGCTTGCAGCCCATCCGCGGATCGATCTCACCGGAGTGTCGCCGGTCGTCGAAACCGAGCCGGTCGGCGGCCCCGACCAGCCCACGTACCTGAACGCCGTCGTCACGGCCGACGTCACGCTCACGGCCCACGCGCTGCTCGATGCGGTCCACCGGATTGAAGCGGAGCACGGCCGCGTCCGGATCGAACGCTGGGGGCCCCGCACCCTCGATATCGACATCATCGACTTTGGCGGAACCCTGCTGTCCGAGCCCGACCTGATGCTGCCCCATCCGCGGGCCAACGAGCGTGCGTTCGTGCTCGAACCATGGCGCTTGCTCGACCCGGACGCCGTCCTCCCGGGGGCCGGGAAAGTGGCCGACCTGGCCGTGGCCGCTGCGGACGCCGACGGGCTGCGGCTCCGCCGCGACGTCGAGCTGCCGAGCGGCTGA
- a CDS encoding DUF3180 domain-containing protein has translation MQPTKVRTLLIAGLVGGVLGWSFYRVWESAGQKLPGLPIYAIIGMVVLGIILLAAGWPIRRWVRGDRDRPLDPLRAARVLVLAKAASAAGSVLTGWYVGTAVYFFTFASNPARVNTGLETLFVVGAALFLVVVGLVVEYFCRLPPDDEDEGKHSA, from the coding sequence ATGCAACCCACGAAAGTCCGCACTCTGCTGATCGCCGGACTCGTCGGCGGCGTCTTGGGGTGGTCGTTCTACCGGGTATGGGAGTCCGCCGGGCAGAAACTGCCCGGCCTGCCCATCTACGCGATCATCGGCATGGTGGTGCTGGGCATCATCCTGCTGGCGGCCGGCTGGCCCATCCGTCGATGGGTGCGCGGCGATCGCGACAGGCCGCTCGACCCGCTCCGTGCCGCGCGCGTGCTGGTCCTGGCCAAGGCGGCAAGCGCGGCCGGATCGGTGTTGACGGGATGGTACGTCGGAACTGCCGTGTACTTCTTCACCTTCGCGTCGAACCCGGCGCGCGTGAATACCGGTCTGGAAACGCTTTTCGTCGTGGGCGCCGCGCTGTTCCTGGTCGTCGTAGGATTGGTCGTTGAATACTTTTGTCGGCTGCCGCCCGACGATGAGGACGAAGGAAAACATAGTGCCTGA